The following proteins are co-located in the Pyricularia oryzae 70-15 chromosome 1, whole genome shotgun sequence genome:
- a CDS encoding unsaturated glucuronyl hydrolase, protein MAATPKSTSRRLTELFSDNIVAKVVRTATASLEDNNDPPTKYPEYVLQSGPSANGRWELRDKDFWTCGFFPGQIYALLERAVRWPGSLNVSSRGDGDAQKEIPVAPLIKHLEGLGKKWSEPLHETATRTDTHDMSFMIQPSLRRRWELLHDATALDSVLTAARGLHSRFNATVGAIRSWDRLVQHDVDISSLDEDFLVIIDSMCNLDLLYYAAAHTGDGSLADAATAHARTVKKTLFRTETGGCWGPDAYTGELYSTCHVVNLDPRTGEVKERRTAQGYAAESTWTRGQAWGILGFAQTFVWTRDQEFLDAACGLAEYFLHRLDTAPLCVYRPVTDGGEDGRTKGKWVPLWDFDAPFDPEATEAGPLRDASAGVIAANGLLVLSQALAGQGRHNLAQRYYEAAVDIVDDTLDLCLSQEKATFAAVEGGDQFQVRDVEDGKTFEAIVKHATANRNKSDKHQYWDHGLVYLDYYLIEFGNRLLQMGFV, encoded by the coding sequence ATGGCAGCAACACCAAAATCAACGTCCCGGCGTCTGACCGAGCTCTTCTCGGACAACATTGTTGCCAAAGTAGTTCGCACTGCAACGGCGTCTCTTGAGGATAACAATGACCCACCCACAAAATACCCTGAATATGTTTTGCAGTCTGGCCCTTCGGCAAACGGCAGGTGGGAGTTGCGCGACAAGGACTTTTGGACCTGTGGCTTCTTTCCCGGCCAGATCTACGCCCTGCTCGAGCGCGCCGTCCGCTGGCCCGGTAGCTTGAATGTGTCATCCCGTGGAGACGGTGATGCCCAGAAGGAGATACCCGTTGCGCCACTCATCAAGCACCTGGAAGGTCTGGGAAAGAAATGGTCCGAGCCTCTCCACGAGACGGCCACTCGCACCGACACCCACGACATGTCATTCATGATCCAGCCCTCCTTGCGTCGGCGATGGGAACTCCTGCACGATGCCACTGCCCTGGACTCGGTTCTGACCGCCGCCCGGGGCCTGCACAGCCGCTTCAACGCCACCGTCGGCGCCATCCGGTCCTGGGACCGGCTGGTGCAGCACGACGTCGACATCAGCAGCCTGGACGAAGACTTCCTCGTCATTATCGACAGCATGTGTAACCTCGACCTGCTCTACTACGCGGCCGCGCACACGGGCGACGGTAGCctggccgacgccgccaccgcgCACGCCCGCACCGTGAAGAAGACGCTCTTCCGGACCGAGACGGGCGGCTGCTGGGGCCCGGACGCCTACACGGGCGAGCTCTACAGCACCTGCCACGTCGTCAACCTGGATCCCAGGACCGGCGAGGTCAAGGAGCGGAGGACCGCGCAGGGCTATGCGGCCGAGTCGACGTGGACTCGCGGCCAGGCCTGGGGCATCCTCGGGTTCGCTCAGACCTTCGTCTGGACCCGGGACCAGGAGTTCCTCGACGCCGCGTGCGGTCTGGCCGAATACTTCCTGCACCGGCTTGATACGGCACCGCTGTGTGTGTACCGTCCTGTTAccgacggcggcgaggacGGCCGGACCAAGGGTAAATGGGTGCCGCTGTGGGACTTCGATGCGCCTTTCGACCCGGAGGCCACCGAGGCCGGGCCGCTGCGGGACGCCTCGGCGGGCGTCATTGCAGCAAACGGGCTGTTGGTACTATCGCAGGCGCTGGCCGGTCAGGGTAGGCACAACCTCGCCCAGCGGTACTACGAGGCTGCGGTTGATATTGTTGATGACACTTTGGATTTGTGTCTTTCACAGGAGAAGGCAACATTCGCTGCGGTTGAGGGAGGCGATCAGTTCCAGGTTCGAGACGTCGAAGATGGCAAGACTTTCGAGGCCATCGTCAAGCATGCCACTGCCAATAGGAACAAGTCGGATAAGCACCAGTACTGGGACCATGGGCTGGTCTATCTTGATTACTATCTTATTGAGTTTGGGAACCGGCTGCTTCAGATGGGGTTTGTGTAG